Proteins found in one Polyodon spathula isolate WHYD16114869_AA chromosome 10, ASM1765450v1, whole genome shotgun sequence genomic segment:
- the LOC121322242 gene encoding high choriolytic enzyme 1-like: protein MSSTIIFMLLGLAAHICALPVQVRPWLLPGNNSLVLNEETKRVKRGFSGERLAEDDMTAMDKIMDTNEYQMTPFADSPTFREGDIAVSNKRSSLRCFARSCLWPKSVDGHVYVAYNLSTEYSDLDRMVIEAGMEDLANGTCIRFVPRSHESNYLNIQSKSGCWSYLGVNGGPQDLSLQSPGCMWSGIASHELMHSLGFVHEQSRIDRDKYITILWENILKDHEFNFDKYKANNLNTPYDYGSLMHFGKYAYSEDGLPTIIPKKYINIAIGQRFGASPIDKMKINKLYKCHI, encoded by the exons ATGAGCTCCACCATCATCTTCATGCTTTTGGGCCTGGCTGCACATATCTGTGCTCTTCCAGTTCAAGTAAGACCATGGCTGTTGCCAGGCAAT AATTCTCTTGTGCTAAATGAAGAAACCAAGAGGGTTAAAAGAGGCTTTTCAG GCGAGCGCTTGGCAGAAGATGATATGACTGCGATGGACAAAATTATGGATACCAATGAATACCAGA TGACTCCCTTTGCAGACAGCCCCACTTTCAGAGAAGGCGATATTGCTGTCTCAAACAAAAGAAGCTCACTGAGGTGTTTTGCACGGAGCTGCTTGTGGCCAAAATCTGTGGATGGCCATGTGTACGTGGCCTACAACCTTTCAACTGAGTACT CTGATCTAGACAGAATGGTGATAGAAGCTGGAATGGAGGACCTTGCTAATGGTACCTGTATCAGGTTTGTCCCGCGCAGCCATGAGTCGAACTACCTGAACATCCAGTCAAAATCCGG CTGCTGGTCCTACCTGGGTGTTAATGGAGGCCCTCAGGACCTGTCTCTTCAGTCTCCGGGCTGCATGTGGTCTGGAATCGCCTCTCACGAGCTGATGCACTCTCTGGGCTTCGTCCACGAACAGTCCCGCATCGACAGAGATAAATACATCACTATTCTGTGggagaacattttgaaag ATCATGAGTTTAATTTTGACAAGTACAAGGCTAACAACCTGAACACCCCGTACGACTATGGCTCCCTCATGCACTTTGGAAA GTACGCTTACTCTGAGGATGGTTTGCCAACCATCATTCCAAAGAAGTACATCAATATAGCCATTGGCCAGAGATTTGGTGCCAGCCCCATCgacaaaatgaaaattaataaaCTCTACAAATGCC ACATTTAA